The uncultured Methanobrevibacter sp. genome includes a window with the following:
- a CDS encoding right-handed parallel beta-helix repeat-containing protein has protein sequence MTLLSDSGDNYETITADLSNEDIQSKFDNAKDGDTFEFTDNEYNDISLVVDKKLNIVSKNGSVVYTLGKLTDKAKKLGLDKTFGFYFTSKSAGSVLSGITIVASNSDCGVIVDNAKNVVVKDNKIVGGKNCILVKNSDKIVVSGNDILKASQNGLQLQDVKNTLVYDNSISYNKWSGIETSNIYYCNITNNTIHHNNLNGISTFNKSSHTLIARNKVYENTNGVYINSTSTNDVVKTNSLTNNRKDPRSSMGGFETGNGFLLGSGFKSSGSTILKVEYNYLAHNEFYQAKNYWENENFELGQNWYDSNDPSNTFVCPRLLASLMNLDTLSISNTLSLQLRDSSGRAVNEFATFQTNVEVDGNRYTVTVNDGQATVVKDLDPTVDHNVKVEIGGQYYNYDYHASGDKGQSTDSKSSTSNDNEKGSQNNNGNEGTSDVNGNSNYQGNSHGGNSSGSHVANSLNSGNYGTNSSDIPSQDTSDNGQDALSNGDLNSGDTGNGEASKEGKAFEIVPPVTTSKELTNTSGLIVMCILSIMGLLIYGYRGKFDKDEY, from the coding sequence ATGACACTTCTTTCTGATAGTGGTGATAATTATGAAACTATTACTGCTGATTTGTCAAATGAAGATATCCAATCAAAATTTGATAATGCAAAAGATGGAGATACTTTTGAATTTACAGATAATGAATATAATGATATTTCTTTGGTTGTAGATAAAAAATTAAATATTGTTTCAAAAAACGGTAGTGTTGTATATACTTTAGGTAAATTAACTGATAAAGCTAAGAAGTTAGGATTAGATAAAACTTTCGGATTTTATTTCACATCAAAATCAGCAGGAAGTGTATTGTCTGGAATAACGATTGTCGCTTCAAATAGTGATTGTGGAGTCATCGTGGATAATGCAAAAAATGTTGTGGTTAAAGATAACAAGATTGTTGGTGGAAAAAACTGTATTTTAGTAAAAAATTCTGATAAAATTGTTGTTTCAGGCAATGATATCCTAAAAGCCAGTCAAAATGGTTTGCAGCTTCAGGATGTAAAAAATACATTAGTATATGATAATTCGATTTCATATAACAAATGGTCTGGAATTGAAACTTCAAATATTTATTATTGCAATATTACCAACAATACAATTCATCATAATAACTTAAATGGTATTTCAACCTTCAACAAGTCTTCCCATACATTAATTGCAAGAAATAAAGTTTATGAAAATACTAATGGTGTCTATATCAACTCAACATCCACTAATGATGTTGTTAAAACAAATTCATTAACAAATAATAGAAAAGACCCACGTTCAAGCATGGGTGGATTTGAAACAGGTAATGGATTTTTGTTAGGTTCAGGATTCAAAAGTTCTGGAAGCACCATACTTAAAGTTGAGTATAACTATTTGGCACATAATGAATTTTACCAGGCTAAAAATTATTGGGAAAATGAAAACTTTGAATTGGGTCAAAACTGGTATGATTCAAATGATCCCTCAAATACTTTTGTATGTCCAAGGCTTTTAGCATCTTTAATGAATTTGGATACTTTATCCATTAGTAACACTCTATCTCTTCAATTAAGGGACTCTTCAGGTAGGGCTGTAAATGAATTTGCAACTTTTCAAACAAATGTTGAAGTTGATGGGAATAGGTACACTGTTACAGTTAATGATGGGCAAGCAACAGTTGTTAAAGATTTGGATCCTACTGTTGACCATAATGTAAAGGTAGAAATTGGCGGTCAGTATTATAACTATGATTATCATGCTTCAGGTGATAAAGGCCAATCAACAGATTCAAAGTCATCAACATCAAATGATAATGAAAAAGGGTCTCAAAATAATAATGGAAATGAAGGAACTTCTGATGTAAATGGAAACTCCAATTATCAGGGTAATTCCCATGGTGGTAATTCTTCAGGTTCACATGTGGCAAATTCACTAAACTCAGGTAACTATGGAACAAACAGCTCAGACATTCCATCTCAAGACACTTCTGATAATGGACAGGATGCATTATCTAATGGTGATTTGAACTCCGGAGATACTGGTAATGGCGAAGCTTCTAAGGAAGGTAAAGCATTTGAGATTGTTCCTCCAGTAACCACTTCAAAAGAACTTACAAACACTTCTGGCCTTATAGTGATGTGCATATTATCCATAATGGGATTGTTGATTTATGGATATAGGGGTAAATTCGATAAAGATGAATATTAA
- the pheT gene encoding phenylalanine--tRNA ligase subunit beta has product MPVITFKYQDLKDLGIDMEKDELIDTLPMMSSDIEDFDDEEIKVEFFPNRPDNLSVEGVARSFKGFIGQEIGFPDYKVEESGEYVEVDEDVAKIRPYIGFAKIDNVDFTGDKLKYIMDFQENLHWVIGRDRKKVAIGIHNADVVTGPFKYIATPKDANAFVPLEKDFEMTPDEILTQHDKGVDYAHLIQDFDKYPLILDKDDNVLSMPPIINGELTKIKEDTKNIIVDVTGTDERAVNQALNIICCSFAEVGGQIKSMEVRYADKSIKTPDLTPQEMNVHVDTANSLIGGTSLTAEDIKGLLLKARFDAEIISENEVKAIIPAYRVDILHEVDVVENIAVQYHINSVEAKLPEINTVAYENDWFKAESTIREVMVGLGFQEVMSLMLTNEEAHYEKMNQQEEEHVQVARPITIDRTMIRTSLINSLMEFLEDNKHEDLPQKIFEIGDILYLDDTKENKTRSSKKLAALICHSTANFTEIKSVMTSVLTNLGYTMEISDSENKTFIEGRVADVVGEAQKGTIKGFFGEVSPEVITNFTLEYPVIAFEIEFINK; this is encoded by the coding sequence ATGCCAGTTATTACATTCAAATATCAGGATTTGAAAGATTTAGGAATAGACATGGAAAAAGATGAATTAATAGACACATTGCCAATGATGTCCAGTGATATTGAAGACTTTGATGATGAAGAAATCAAGGTAGAATTCTTCCCAAACCGCCCAGACAATCTATCTGTCGAAGGAGTAGCCAGATCATTTAAAGGATTTATCGGTCAGGAAATCGGTTTTCCAGATTATAAGGTTGAAGAATCTGGAGAATATGTTGAAGTGGATGAAGATGTGGCAAAAATCAGACCATACATAGGATTTGCAAAAATTGACAATGTTGATTTTACTGGCGATAAACTCAAATATATTATGGATTTCCAGGAAAATCTCCATTGGGTAATCGGAAGAGACAGGAAAAAAGTAGCTATCGGTATTCATAATGCTGATGTCGTTACCGGACCATTTAAATATATTGCAACCCCTAAGGATGCAAATGCATTTGTTCCTTTAGAAAAGGACTTTGAAATGACTCCTGATGAAATATTAACCCAACACGACAAAGGTGTTGATTATGCTCATTTAATCCAAGACTTTGACAAATATCCATTAATTCTTGATAAGGACGACAATGTCTTGTCAATGCCGCCAATTATCAACGGCGAGTTGACCAAAATCAAGGAAGACACAAAAAACATTATTGTTGATGTGACTGGAACTGATGAAAGAGCTGTCAATCAGGCATTGAATATCATATGCTGTTCATTTGCAGAGGTCGGAGGTCAAATTAAATCCATGGAAGTCAGATATGCTGACAAAAGCATTAAGACTCCAGATTTAACTCCTCAAGAGATGAATGTCCATGTAGATACAGCAAATAGTTTGATTGGTGGAACAAGCCTTACTGCTGAAGACATTAAAGGATTGCTTTTAAAAGCACGTTTTGATGCTGAAATCATTAGTGAAAACGAAGTCAAAGCAATTATACCTGCTTATAGAGTAGACATATTGCATGAAGTGGATGTTGTTGAAAATATTGCAGTACAATACCACATTAACTCCGTAGAAGCAAAATTACCTGAAATAAATACTGTAGCTTATGAAAACGATTGGTTTAAAGCAGAAAGCACTATCCGTGAAGTAATGGTTGGATTAGGTTTTCAGGAAGTAATGAGCCTAATGCTTACAAACGAAGAGGCACATTACGAAAAAATGAATCAACAGGAAGAGGAACATGTGCAAGTTGCAAGACCAATTACCATTGACAGAACTATGATTAGAACTAGCCTAATCAATTCTTTAATGGAATTTTTAGAAGACAACAAGCATGAAGACCTACCTCAAAAAATATTTGAGATTGGAGATATTTTATATCTTGACGATACAAAAGAAAACAAAACAAGATCTTCCAAAAAGTTAGCTGCCCTAATTTGCCATTCAACCGCCAACTTTACTGAAATCAAATCAGTAATGACAAGCGTATTGACTAATTTAGGATATACTATGGAAATAAGCGACAGTGAAAATAAGACATTTATTGAAGGCAGAGTAGCTGATGTAGTTGGCGAAGCTCAAAAAGGTACAATCAAAGGATTCTTTGGTGAAGTTTCCCCAGAAGTAATAACTAACTTTACCCTCGAGTATCCTGTAATTGCATTTGAAATAGAATTCATCAACAAATGA
- a CDS encoding secondary thiamine-phosphate synthase enzyme YjbQ has translation MTVKSYSLKINTNKSFEIIDITSQINNLIDIDEGIISIFSKHSTSAIVVNENESGLLNDLEFTLDNLIDDKFSYKHDKIDNNAKSHLKSFLLSSSESLPIKNLKLDLGTWQSVFFIELDGPRSGRTVTLTMVGE, from the coding sequence ATGACAGTCAAATCTTATTCTTTAAAAATCAATACTAATAAAAGCTTTGAAATTATTGATATCACTTCACAAATTAATAATCTGATTGATATTGATGAAGGAATCATCTCAATTTTTTCAAAACACTCTACATCAGCCATTGTGGTTAATGAAAATGAATCTGGTCTTTTAAATGATTTGGAATTCACATTAGATAATTTAATTGATGATAAATTTTCATACAAGCATGATAAAATCGATAATAATGCAAAATCACATTTGAAATCATTTTTACTTTCATCAAGCGAATCATTACCAATAAAAAATTTAAAATTGGATTTAGGTACTTGGCAATCTGTTTTTTTCATTGAATTAGATGGACCAAGAAGTGGAAGAACAGTAACTTTGACGATGGTTGGTGAATAA